One window from the genome of Sphaerotilus microaerophilus encodes:
- a CDS encoding PhaM family polyhydroxyalkanoate granule multifunctional regulatory protein has product MSDANSYAQAYTDAFAKFVPGFDFLQGLVKNAGHTLPAMGQWVAPVLDPAELDRRIAELRTVQFWLEQNARMISATIQAMEVQRMTLSALQGMNVSMGDLSEALKIRVPDVFSAAAPAPAPAPAKGAAPAAAPTPADQPEDDGPAAPPAVDPMQWWGALTQQFTQLATQAMQATSEAANQASQAMQAAGAAASETAKAATDAATEAMAQAAPVAAAAVDSVKAAAQAVVQAVPKPAPRPASAPADASADPSTAAPKKAAKTAAKKAPAHPATAEPAAAKKATQRKPAA; this is encoded by the coding sequence GTGTCCGATGCCAACAGCTACGCCCAGGCCTACACCGACGCCTTTGCCAAGTTCGTGCCCGGTTTCGACTTCCTGCAAGGCCTGGTGAAGAACGCCGGCCACACCCTGCCGGCGATGGGTCAGTGGGTCGCGCCGGTGCTCGACCCGGCCGAGCTGGACCGCCGCATCGCCGAGCTGCGCACCGTGCAGTTCTGGCTGGAGCAGAACGCCCGCATGATTTCCGCGACCATCCAGGCCATGGAGGTGCAGCGCATGACGCTGTCCGCGCTGCAGGGCATGAACGTGTCGATGGGTGACCTCAGCGAGGCGCTGAAGATCCGCGTGCCCGATGTCTTCAGTGCCGCTGCGCCGGCCCCGGCCCCGGCCCCGGCAAAGGGCGCGGCGCCCGCCGCGGCGCCCACTCCCGCGGACCAGCCGGAGGACGATGGCCCGGCGGCGCCACCCGCGGTGGACCCGATGCAGTGGTGGGGCGCGCTGACCCAGCAGTTCACCCAGCTGGCCACGCAGGCGATGCAGGCCACCAGCGAGGCGGCCAACCAGGCCAGCCAGGCCATGCAGGCCGCGGGGGCTGCGGCCAGCGAGACGGCCAAGGCCGCCACGGACGCCGCGACCGAGGCGATGGCGCAGGCCGCGCCGGTGGCTGCCGCGGCGGTCGATTCGGTCAAGGCCGCCGCGCAGGCCGTGGTGCAGGCGGTGCCGAAGCCGGCGCCGCGCCCCGCGAGCGCGCCTGCGGATGCCTCCGCGGATCCCTCCACTGCGGCGCCCAAGAAGGCCGCCAAGACTGCAGCCAAGAAGGCTCCGGCTCACCCGGCCACCGCCGAGCCCGCTGCGGCGAAGAAGGCCACCCAGCGCAAGCCGGCCGCCTGA
- a CDS encoding FIST signal transduction protein, translating into MSPFRVGHATHPDPHMALALAAAQLEAQAALDVAGGAAPATLGWVYITDHYADAADSILAELRQRWPAVDWVGCVGVGVAVSGVEYFDEPALVLMLAALPREHFTLFNGERPLAAGAAHAALVHADGSEADMPGLIEELAARTAGGYLFGGLCASRGRSVQFSAPAASAASAGQGVYAGGVSGVGFSAAVSLCSRLTQGCQPIGPVRQVTAVQHNLVLGLDGQPALPCLLGDLGVTLDEPREALPRLRATLVGLTDGRDDVLARGGQFGRDTRVRHLIGLDPARAGVAVADRVEPGMQLAFCRRDVQAARLDLVRICAELRDELSPPEFDDVAADGVPTKPEDRVAGAIYISCSGRGGPHFGGPSAEMQILRHALGDVPLVGFFAGGEIARRHLYGYTGVLTLFLRE; encoded by the coding sequence CTGAGCCCCTTTCGCGTCGGCCACGCCACCCACCCGGACCCGCACATGGCGCTGGCCCTGGCGGCGGCCCAGCTTGAGGCGCAGGCCGCCCTGGATGTCGCAGGGGGCGCCGCGCCGGCCACGCTGGGCTGGGTCTACATCACCGACCACTACGCCGACGCGGCCGACTCCATCCTCGCCGAGCTGCGCCAGCGCTGGCCCGCCGTGGACTGGGTGGGCTGCGTGGGGGTGGGCGTGGCGGTCAGCGGCGTCGAGTACTTCGACGAGCCGGCGCTGGTGCTCATGCTGGCGGCGCTGCCGCGCGAGCACTTCACCCTCTTCAACGGCGAGCGGCCGCTGGCGGCGGGCGCCGCCCACGCGGCGCTGGTGCATGCCGACGGCAGCGAGGCGGACATGCCCGGATTGATCGAGGAGCTGGCCGCGCGCACCGCCGGGGGTTACCTGTTCGGCGGCCTGTGTGCCTCGCGCGGGCGCAGCGTGCAGTTCAGCGCGCCAGCCGCATCGGCGGCCTCCGCCGGGCAGGGCGTCTACGCGGGCGGCGTGTCGGGCGTCGGCTTCAGCGCGGCGGTGTCGCTGTGCTCGCGGCTGACGCAGGGCTGCCAGCCGATCGGCCCGGTGCGGCAGGTCACTGCCGTGCAGCACAACCTGGTGCTGGGCCTGGACGGCCAGCCGGCGTTGCCCTGCCTGCTGGGTGACCTGGGCGTGACGCTGGACGAGCCCCGTGAGGCGCTGCCGCGGCTGCGCGCCACGCTGGTGGGGCTGACCGATGGGCGCGACGACGTGCTCGCGCGGGGCGGGCAGTTCGGCCGCGATACCCGGGTGCGCCACCTGATCGGCCTGGACCCGGCGCGCGCCGGCGTGGCGGTGGCAGACCGGGTTGAGCCTGGCATGCAGCTGGCGTTCTGTCGGCGCGACGTGCAGGCAGCCCGGCTGGACTTGGTGCGCATCTGCGCGGAGCTGCGCGACGAGCTCAGCCCGCCGGAGTTCGACGACGTGGCCGCCGACGGCGTGCCGACCAAGCCCGAGGACCGCGTGGCCGGTGCGATCTACATCAGCTGCTCGGGTCGGGGCGGGCCCCATTTCGGCGGGCCATCGGCAGAGATGCAGATCCTGCGTCATGCGCTGGGCGACGTGCCGCTGGTGGGGTTTTTTGCCGGTGGCGAGATCGCCCGGCGCCATCTCTACGGCTACACGGGAGTGCTGACGCTGTTCCTGCGCGAGTGA
- a CDS encoding FAD-linked oxidase C-terminal domain-containing protein: MNAPLPRAAADAPVSAGVDRPLPAHPPAAVDAAARRQRQAEVVAALSTQLPRSALLWQDEDTTPYECDGLTAYRERPLVVALPETDEQVVAVLRTCRRLEVPVVARGAGTGLSGGAMPHAMGVTLSLARFNRILAVDRRARIARVQCGVRNLAISEAASPHGLYYAPDPSSQIACTIGGNVAENSGGVHCLKYGLTLHNVLRVRGYTIEGEAVEFGSEALDAPGLDLLALVVGSEGMLAVVTEVTVKLVPKPQVARCIMASFASVQSAGEAVAQVIAEGIIPAGLEMMDRPMTAAVEDFVRAGYDLKAAAILLCESDGTPEEVDEEIRRMTEVLSGCGATRLEVSRDEAQRLRFWSGRKNAFPASGRISPDYMCMDSTIPRKRLADILTAITEMEARYELRCVNVFHAGDGNLHPLILFDANQPGELARAEAFGAEILETSVRLGGTVTGEHGVGIEKLASMCVQFSPEEREQMLALKRAFDPAGLLNPGKVIPTLHRCAEYGRMHVKKGLLPFAELPRF; encoded by the coding sequence ATGAATGCCCCCTTGCCGCGCGCAGCGGCCGATGCCCCGGTGTCGGCCGGTGTCGACCGGCCCCTTCCTGCCCACCCGCCTGCGGCGGTGGATGCGGCCGCACGTCGCCAGCGCCAGGCCGAGGTCGTGGCGGCGCTGTCCACGCAGCTGCCGCGCAGCGCGCTGCTCTGGCAGGACGAGGACACCACCCCCTACGAATGCGATGGGCTGACTGCCTACCGCGAACGACCGCTGGTGGTGGCGCTGCCGGAGACCGACGAGCAGGTGGTGGCCGTGCTGCGCACCTGCCGCCGCCTGGAGGTGCCGGTGGTCGCGCGCGGCGCCGGCACCGGCCTGTCCGGCGGGGCGATGCCGCATGCGATGGGCGTGACGCTGTCGCTGGCGCGCTTTAACCGCATCCTGGCGGTGGACCGGCGTGCCCGCATCGCGCGAGTGCAGTGCGGCGTGCGCAACCTGGCGATCAGCGAGGCGGCCTCGCCGCACGGGCTGTACTACGCGCCCGATCCCTCCAGCCAGATCGCCTGCACCATCGGCGGCAACGTGGCGGAGAACTCCGGCGGCGTGCACTGCCTGAAGTACGGCCTGACGCTGCACAACGTGCTGCGCGTGCGTGGCTACACCATCGAAGGCGAGGCGGTGGAGTTCGGCTCCGAGGCGCTGGATGCACCGGGCCTGGACCTGCTGGCGCTGGTGGTGGGCAGCGAGGGCATGCTGGCGGTGGTCACTGAGGTCACGGTCAAGCTGGTGCCCAAGCCGCAGGTGGCGCGCTGCATCATGGCCAGCTTTGCCAGCGTGCAGTCGGCGGGCGAGGCGGTGGCCCAGGTGATTGCCGAGGGCATCATCCCGGCGGGCCTGGAGATGATGGACCGGCCGATGACCGCGGCGGTCGAGGACTTCGTGCGCGCTGGCTACGACCTGAAGGCCGCCGCCATCCTGCTGTGCGAGAGCGACGGCACGCCCGAGGAGGTGGACGAGGAGATCCGCCGCATGACCGAGGTGCTCAGCGGCTGCGGCGCGACCCGCCTGGAGGTCAGCCGCGACGAGGCGCAGCGCCTGCGCTTCTGGAGCGGGCGCAAGAACGCCTTTCCGGCCAGCGGGCGCATCAGCCCCGACTACATGTGCATGGACTCGACCATCCCGCGCAAGCGCCTGGCCGACATCCTCACCGCCATCACCGAGATGGAGGCCCGCTACGAGCTGCGCTGCGTGAACGTCTTCCACGCCGGGGACGGCAACCTGCACCCGCTGATCCTCTTCGATGCCAACCAGCCGGGCGAGCTGGCGCGGGCCGAGGCCTTTGGCGCCGAGATCCTGGAGACCAGCGTGCGCCTGGGGGGCACCGTCACCGGCGAGCATGGCGTGGGCATCGAGAAGCTGGCGTCGATGTGTGTGCAGTTCTCGCCCGAGGAGCGCGAGCAGATGCTGGCACTCAAGCGGGCCTTCGACCCCGCCGGGCTGTTGAACCCCGGCAAGGTCATCCCGACGCTGCACCGCTGTGCAGAGTACGGAAGGATGCATGTCAAGAAGGGCCTGCTGCCCTTTGCCGAGTTGCCCCGCTTCTGA
- a CDS encoding fumarylacetoacetate hydrolase family protein — translation MKLATYKDGSRDGQLVVVSRDLSLAHYATGVATRLQQVLDDWNFLAPLLQDLSETLNHGKARHAFAFDPQMCMAPLPRAFGRSLARAWPSHAEQLAAAAGVTPPAGLRNGSAQRLCPADMWLGPTDDVFFPLGAPAGGEAPWPDFAAGLAVIVGDVEAGVSPDQALEGVRLLTLVNDWTLHPAAEDPAQLLDLAERAQDLGGWAACAPVAVTLDELGPGWQRGRLQARLEVALNGQPWGALDTAEGMAIHFGQLIAQLARQRPLRAGVVVGAGPVSQAGAAGCASWLEQRARSLCAVPAADDAPARKGRAGRGRPTEPVPSGAGPQPPLQEGDQVRIELFGADGMSLCGAIEQAWLPV, via the coding sequence ATGAAACTCGCGACCTACAAGGACGGCTCCCGCGATGGCCAGCTGGTGGTGGTCTCACGCGACCTGAGCCTGGCCCACTACGCCACCGGCGTGGCCACCCGGCTGCAGCAGGTGCTGGACGACTGGAACTTCCTCGCGCCGCTGCTGCAGGACCTGTCCGAGACGCTCAACCACGGCAAGGCGCGCCACGCCTTCGCCTTCGATCCGCAGATGTGCATGGCACCGCTGCCGCGCGCCTTCGGCCGGTCGCTGGCGCGGGCCTGGCCGAGCCATGCCGAGCAGCTCGCCGCGGCCGCCGGGGTGACTCCCCCCGCGGGTCTGCGCAATGGAAGCGCACAGCGCCTGTGCCCGGCCGACATGTGGCTCGGGCCCACCGACGACGTGTTCTTTCCGCTCGGCGCGCCTGCCGGTGGCGAGGCACCGTGGCCCGACTTCGCCGCCGGGCTGGCGGTGATCGTGGGCGATGTCGAGGCGGGCGTGTCGCCCGACCAGGCGCTCGAAGGCGTGCGGCTGCTGACGTTGGTGAACGACTGGACGCTGCACCCGGCGGCCGAGGACCCGGCGCAGCTGCTCGACCTGGCCGAGCGCGCTCAGGACCTCGGCGGCTGGGCCGCCTGTGCACCGGTGGCGGTGACGCTCGACGAGCTCGGGCCGGGCTGGCAGCGTGGCCGGCTGCAGGCCCGCCTCGAGGTGGCGCTGAACGGCCAGCCCTGGGGCGCATTGGACACGGCAGAGGGCATGGCCATCCACTTCGGCCAGCTGATTGCCCAGCTGGCACGGCAGCGGCCGCTGCGTGCGGGCGTCGTCGTCGGTGCCGGCCCGGTCAGCCAGGCCGGGGCGGCGGGCTGCGCCTCCTGGCTGGAGCAGCGCGCTCGCTCGCTGTGCGCTGTGCCGGCTGCGGACGACGCCCCGGCCCGCAAGGGGCGCGCTGGCCGGGGGCGACCCACGGAACCGGTGCCGTCCGGCGCCGGGCCGCAGCCGCCGCTGCAGGAGGGCGACCAGGTGCGCATCGAGCTGTTCGGCGCCGACGGGATGAGCCTGTGCGGTGCGATCGAGCAGGCCTGGCTGCCGGTGTGA